A section of the Marinimicrobium koreense genome encodes:
- the folB gene encoding dihydroneopterin aldolase: MDIVYIRDLQVDTIIGIYDWERQVRQTISLDLEMAADIRRAAQTDDIQYALNYKAVSKRLIAHLENRDAQLVEALAEEVATIVREEFNVPWVRLRLSKPGALRGARDVGLIIERGEKPA, encoded by the coding sequence ATGGACATTGTTTACATCAGAGATCTGCAGGTGGATACCATCATCGGTATCTATGATTGGGAGCGTCAGGTGCGCCAGACCATCAGTCTGGACCTGGAAATGGCGGCGGACATCCGCCGGGCGGCGCAAACCGACGACATCCAGTATGCTCTGAATTACAAGGCGGTTTCCAAGCGCCTGATCGCCCACCTGGAAAACCGGGATGCACAGCTGGTCGAGGCGCTGGCCGAAGAGGTGGCCACCATTGTGCGGGAAGAGTTCAACGTGCCCTGGGTCCGCCTGCGACTCAGCAAACCCGGCGCCCTGCGCGGTGCCCGGGATGTGGGCCTGATTATCGAGCGAGGGGAAAAACCGGCATGA